The genomic stretch AATTCAATGGACACCCTGCTGAAGTAGAACTTTCAGCCAAGGGAGGTGATATTGATGGAATTTCAGGAGCAACCATTTCATCTACAGCGTCAGTTGAAGCAGTGAAGCAAGCTATAAATATTTTTGGGCTGATTAAACCGCAGCTAGCCACGGCATGGACAAAGGGGTCTTAATAATGAGTAGATTATGGAAAGAATTTTCTAAAGGTTTATGGACTGACCTGCCTCCTTTTAAAATCGTACTCGGCCTCTGCCCTGTTCTGGCAGTAACCAAAACGGCTGATAACGGATTTGGAATGGGACTGGCCGTTATCTTTGTTCTGACTCTTTCAAATGTTTTTGTTTCCGCTGTCAGAAAAATTATTCCTGCGAAAGTTCGTATCGCATGCTTCATTGTTATTGCGGCTTCACTCGTAGTGGTTGTTGAACTGCTAATGCAGGCTTATGCTTACCCACTCTATCAACAACTGGGTATTTTCGTTCCGCTCATTGTTGTTAACTGTATTATTCTCGGGCGCGCAGAGGCTTTCGCATCCAAAAACACAGTTCTCCTTTCAGCCGCAGACGGATTCGGAATGGGCGTTGGTTTTACCATGTCGCTGACTTTCCTAGGTGGACTGCGTGAACTTTTCGGATACGGAACGCTTTTCGGCAGTCAGATAATGCCTGAATCGTTCAAACCTTTCAGCTTCATGATCGAAGCACCGGGAGCATTTGTATGCCTCGGAATAGTTCTGGCTGGAATGAACGCATTCACCAACAGACAAAGACGTAAAAAAGGGCTGGCAGTTCTCGATAACCCAACCCATGATTGCAAAACCTGCGGCCTTTGCGGTCATTAGGAAGGAATAGATTATGAAAGATTTTTTCCTACTTTTCGTATCAGCCATCTTTGTAAACAACATTGTTCTGGCTCAATACTTAGGTAACTGCCCTTTCATCGGTACATCCAAAAAGATTTCCGTAGCGGTCGGCATGGGTAGCGCGGTTGTTTTTGTTGCGACCATGGCAGCGTCCATAACATGGGCCGTTCAAGAATATCTGCTGGACCCTCTAGGGCTGCAATATCTGCAAACTTTGACATTCATTCTGGTCATCGCCGCTCTCGTTCAGTTTGTGGAAATGTTTCTAAAAAAAGCAGTGCCTCCGCTATACAAAGCACTAGGTATATTTCTGCCACTGATCACCACAAACTGCGCAGTTATGGGTATTGCCATTATCTGTCAGCGCGAAGAATTTACTTTCGGTAAAACGGTAGCCTTCTCGTTCGCATCAGGACTCGGCTTCATGATGGCTCTTATTGTTCTATCTGCAATCAGAGAAAAGATTGAAGTCTCGAGAGTCCCCAAAGCCATGCAGGGAACCCCCATCGCATTGATCATGGCAGGACTTATGTCCTTAGCCTTTTTTGCGTTTAAAGGGATGATATAATGCCAACAGAATACACAGGCAAAGTTAAATGATTACATCATCAATACTTGTTCTTTTCGGACTGGGATTCACAGCGGCGGTAATTCTCGCTGTGGCTTCAAAAGTTCTACATGTGAAAGAAGATCCTAGAATAGCACAACTTGAAGACGCACTGCCCGGTGTAAACTGCGGCGGTTGCGGATATGCGGGTTGCGCTGGCGCAGCTAATGCTGTTGTCGAAGGAAAATCCGGGTCTAACGTATGTGTTATCGGCGGTCTTGATACAGCAAAAGCAGTCGCCGCGGTCATGGGACTTGAGGTTCTCGAAGCTGAGCCGGACCTTGCTTTCAGGGACTGCACAGGCGGAGAAAGGGCCGAAGATCTTTTCACATACGAGGGGGCCGGAGATTGCCGCGCGCAGGCCCTTTTATACAAAGGTAGTAAAACCTGTCCCGAAGGTTGCCTCGGGCTTGGCACATGCGTAGCAGTATGTCCATTTGACGCAATTCACATGGGACCGGAAGGCCTGCCTGTGGTAGATCCGCTTGCTTGCAGATCATGTAAAAAATGCGTGGATGCATGCCCCCGCAATGTTCTCTCCATTATTTCAATGACCGAAAGACTTATGCATCAGGAAGAAGTTAACGACTGCCTTGCCCCGTGCCGGCAAAAGTGCCCGGGACAGATTAATATTC from Maridesulfovibrio frigidus DSM 17176 encodes the following:
- the rsxE gene encoding electron transport complex subunit RsxE; translated protein: MSRLWKEFSKGLWTDLPPFKIVLGLCPVLAVTKTADNGFGMGLAVIFVLTLSNVFVSAVRKIIPAKVRIACFIVIAASLVVVVELLMQAYAYPLYQQLGIFVPLIVVNCIILGRAEAFASKNTVLLSAADGFGMGVGFTMSLTFLGGLRELFGYGTLFGSQIMPESFKPFSFMIEAPGAFVCLGIVLAGMNAFTNRQRRKKGLAVLDNPTHDCKTCGLCGH
- a CDS encoding electron transport complex protein RnfA; this encodes MKDFFLLFVSAIFVNNIVLAQYLGNCPFIGTSKKISVAVGMGSAVVFVATMAASITWAVQEYLLDPLGLQYLQTLTFILVIAALVQFVEMFLKKAVPPLYKALGIFLPLITTNCAVMGIAIICQREEFTFGKTVAFSFASGLGFMMALIVLSAIREKIEVSRVPKAMQGTPIALIMAGLMSLAFFAFKGMI